One segment of Ipomoea triloba cultivar NCNSP0323 chromosome 12, ASM357664v1 DNA contains the following:
- the LOC115998135 gene encoding NAC domain-containing protein 1-like — MGIETIGGQHFCPTEYDLIDEFLKKKIGRRPLPNEFIKEIPFLYEYPPELLPIWKFKYARNYEAYYFTHKGRKPPNGEFLGGKKFDGEWKTEGPDEACFGENQILGYKRKLYFYRSEKRTGWVIKEYRYNPKRVPAHYLQNRFFHDFLLNYVVLRIKFNPHQREKFTAEELFSISMEDAKDLDVFQDFEG, encoded by the exons ATGGGTATTGAGACTATAGGCGGTCAGCATTTTTGCCCTACAGAATACGATTTGATTGACGAATTTCTGAAGAAAAAGATCGGACGTCGCCCTCTTCCCAACGAGTTCATCAAAGAGATTCCATTTTTGTACGAGTATCCTCCTGAACTTCTCCCAATTT GGAAGTTCAAGTATGCGAGGAACTATGAGGCATACTATTTTACCCACAAAGGTAGAAAACCTCCAAATGGCGAGTTTCTTGGAGGAAAGAAGTTTGATGGTGAATGGAAAACTGAAGGTCCAGACGAGGCATGTTTTGGTGAGAACCAAATTCTGGGATACAAAAGAAAGCTATACTTTTACCGCAGTGAGAAGAGGACAGGTTGGGTGATAAAGGAGTACAGATACAATCCAAAGCGAGTTCCTGCCCATTATCTTCAGAATAGGTTCTTTCATGATTTC TTATTAAATTACGTGGTCTTGAGAATTAAGTTCAATCCACACCAGAGGGAGAAATTCACTGCAgaagaattattttcaatttcaatggaAGATGCAAAAGACTTGGATGTCTTCCAGGACTTTGAAGGTTAA